Proteins co-encoded in one Sandaracinaceae bacterium genomic window:
- a CDS encoding cytochrome C oxidase subunit IV family protein, giving the protein MAEHTHEHANDGSVHVHIHPVKFYAGILGALMFLTVVTVAASYVDIDGFLAMGAEVEGVGAWNLIVAILIATMKASLVVLFFMHLKDDSRFNALVFVGSLLFVGVFFAYTMNDTGTRGATGDRYNGVHIDPDTGERAPGGIPAPIPGEVLEPGMVAPEGADAHGAEGEAHEGEEAAGEEAAGDEAATLPADAADVLPGADQDGIAEDSVQAEVAAEALDQPELEASDLPEEAEAAREPGPDTETPTEESDPVGVE; this is encoded by the coding sequence ATGGCCGAACACACTCACGAACATGCGAACGACGGCTCCGTCCACGTTCACATCCACCCGGTCAAGTTCTACGCGGGCATCCTCGGCGCGCTGATGTTCCTGACCGTCGTCACCGTCGCGGCGAGCTACGTCGACATCGACGGGTTCCTCGCGATGGGCGCAGAGGTCGAGGGCGTCGGCGCCTGGAACCTCATCGTCGCCATCCTCATCGCGACGATGAAGGCGTCCCTCGTGGTGCTCTTCTTCATGCACCTCAAGGACGACTCCCGCTTCAACGCGCTGGTCTTCGTCGGCTCGCTCCTCTTCGTGGGCGTCTTCTTCGCCTACACGATGAACGACACGGGGACCCGCGGGGCGACCGGCGACCGCTACAACGGCGTGCACATCGACCCGGACACGGGCGAGCGCGCGCCGGGCGGCATCCCCGCGCCGATCCCGGGCGAGGTCCTCGAGCCCGGCATGGTCGCGCCCGAGGGCGCCGACGCGCACGGCGCCGAGGGTGAAGCCCACGAGGGCGAGGAGGCCGCGGGTGAGGAGGCCGCGGGTGATGAAGCCGCGACGCTCCCGGCCGATGCCGCGGACGTGCTCCCGGGCGCCGACCAGGACGGCATCGCCGAGGACTCGGTCCAGGCCGAGGTCGCCGCCGAGGCGCTCGACCAGCCCGAGCTCGAGGCGTCCGACCTCCCCGAGGAGGCCGAGGCGGCCCGCGAGCCGGGCCCGGACACCGAGACGCCCACGGAAGAGAGCGACCCGGTCGGGGTCGAGTAG